From Zingiber officinale cultivar Zhangliang chromosome 5B, Zo_v1.1, whole genome shotgun sequence, the proteins below share one genomic window:
- the LOC121987445 gene encoding NDR1/HIN1-like protein 12, which produces MSAELPSSPPHHLFPNRFFYRPAAVRSSLTRRAIKLICSVFLSFLLVAGILLFVLWLALRPHRPRFHVLSFSAAGLSSPGDGGGLSFNFNVSVRNPNGKISISYDSIFCSVYYRSDRVGSGRPMPAAAPFYQPPKNTKAVSGEASGVAPAPAAAMIAGEEAEGSVGFRLEMTSVIRFSVSTLDTRRHRLHVSCNVDVGGADGLITVGSKNKRCSIYFL; this is translated from the coding sequence ATGTCCGCCGAGCTCCCTTCTTCTCCACCTCACCACCTCTTCCCCAACCGGTTCTTCTACCGGCCGGCTGCGGTCCGCAGCAGCCTCACTAGGCGCGCCATCAAGCTAATCTGCTCCGTCTTCCTGTCCTTCCTCCTCGTGGCCGGCATCCTCCTTTTCGTCCTCTGGCTCGCGCTCCGCCCCCACCGCCCACGCTTCCACGTCCTATCCTTCTCGGCCGCCGGCCTCTCCTCCCCCGGCGACGGAGGCGGCCTCTCCTTCAACTTCAATGTCTCCGTCCGGAACCCGAACGGTAAGATCTCCATCTCCTACGACTCTATTTTCTGCTCGGTCTACTACCGCAGCGATCGAGTCGGCTCCGGTCGCCCGATGCCGGCGGCAGCGCCTTTCTACCAGCCTCCGAAGAACACGAAAGCGGTGAGCGGGGAGGCTTCCGGGGTGGCTCCAGCACCGGCTGCCGCGATGATCGCGGGGGAGGAGGCGGAGGGCTCGGTTGGGTTCCGGCTGGAGATGACGTCGGTGATCCGGTTCAGCGTGTCGACGTTGGATACGAGAAGGCACCGACTGCACGTGAGTTGCAACGTCGACGTGGGTGGGGCCGACGGTCTCATCACGGTGGGCTCCAAGAATAAGAGATGTTCCATTTATTTCTTGTAA